CGGAAGACGTGCAACACCGCATTTAAGGCAGTGTATTTTTATCGGAACTACAAATGCCGAACACGGGTATCTGCGTGATACTACGGGAAACCGCCGTTTTTTCCCTGTTAAGGTGTCCGGTAATTCCAAGAAAAAGCCGTGGCAGTTATCACAGAATGATATAGATCAAATTTGGGCGGAGGTGCTTGTGTATTACAAGCGGGGCGAACCGCTTATTCTTGATGAGCAGACGGAGAAACTTGCTAAGAAACTTCAGCGTGAGGCTATGGAAACAGACGAACGTGAGGGTATGGTGCGTGAATACCTTGAAACATTGCTGCCTGTAAATTGGAATGAAATGTCCTTGTATGAACGTCGGAATTTTCTTGACGGAAGTGAATTCGGAGAGGTGAATATTAAAGGGGAAATAAAGCGTCAGAAGGTATGCAATATGGAAATATGGTGTGAATGTTTCGGTAAGGCGAAAGCGGATTTGAAAAGGATTGACGCAAATGCCATATCTGCCATTATGGCAAAAATAGAGGGCTGGCAGAAGATGAGCAAAAAGAGCCGTTTCGGAATTTACGGAGCGGCAGCAGGTTATGAAAGGACAGAGGTATAGACTTCTGCACCTGTTTTGTGTTCCGATGTAACCGAAAAGTTCCGTAAAAAAAGCTTGGTTCGGAACACTCGAAAACGGCATAAAACCTATATAAATTAAAGGTAATGTTCCGATGTTACCTAAAAAGTTATATAGATTATATATTATTATATTAAAAATTACGCACATATATATACGCGCGTAGGATATAGGGAACGGAAGGAACTTCGGAACTTGTATGGGAGGTAAAATGCGTGAGAAGGAGATAGAAAAAATGCTTGTGAATGCAGTGAAAATACACGGAGGTCTTGCACTGAAATTTGTATCGCCGAACTTTAACGGTATGCCCGACAGATTGATTTTGCTGCCTTTCGGAAAAATTGCATTTGCAGAGATGAAAGCACCAGGACGGAAAATGAGGAGCATACAGATAAAGCGAAAAAGGCAATTAGAATCATTAGGTTTTTCGGTGTATTGCATTGACGGTACGGAACAAATCGGAGGTGTGCTTGATGAAATTGAGCAGAGATAATTTGCATGAGTATCAAAAGTACGGTGTTGATTTTATAATAAACAATCCGATTTCGGCACTTATGCTTGAATGCGGTCTGGGTAAGACGATAACAACACTCACCGCTGTAAGTGACCTTATGTATGATTATTTTGAGATTTCAAAAGTCCTTATAATAGCTCCGCTCAGAGTTGGACTGTCGGTATGGAAACAGGAGTGTGACAAATGGGAACAGCTAAAATACCTGAGATGTTCAATAGCAATCG
The sequence above is drawn from the Hominilimicola fabiformis genome and encodes:
- a CDS encoding VRR-NUC domain-containing protein, producing the protein MREKEIEKMLVNAVKIHGGLALKFVSPNFNGMPDRLILLPFGKIAFAEMKAPGRKMRSIQIKRKRQLESLGFSVYCIDGTEQIGGVLDEIEQR